Below is a genomic region from Demequina sp..
CGGGTCTGAGGCCAGGCATGCCGCGACGGTGCAGCGCCGGACCGTGGGCGAGCGGGTTGATCTGGTGGACGGGCACGGGGTGCGCGCTTCCGGCGTCATCGCCGCCGTGCGCGTCGATGCGCTCGACGTTCGCGTTGAGGCCGTGTCGCGGGATGTGGACACCGAGATCACGCTCGTCCAGGCGCTCGCGAAGGGCGGGCGGGACGAGCAGGCGGTCGAGGCCGCCACCGAACTTGGGGTCACCCGTGTGGTGCCGTGGGCGTCCGACCGGGCGATCGTGCAGTGGCGCGGCGCCAAGGTGGACAAGGGACGCTCCGCGTGGGAGTCGCTCGTGCTCGCCGCGGCGAAGCAGTCCCGCCGTGCTCTGGTGCCGGCCGTGCTCGGCGTCGTCACCACCAAGGAACTCGCGGTGCTGGTCCGTGCGGCCGTAGGCGCAGGCGAACGGGTGTTGGTGCTTCATGAGGAGGCGCGGGTGGCCCTTGCCGGGCTGTCGTGGGCCAATCAGACGCAGCCTGTGTGGGTCATCGTGGGTCCGGAGGGCGGAATCAGCGAGGCTGAGCTTGAGGTGCTTCTCGCGGCCGGTGGTGAGGCGGTGCGACTGGGGCCGCACGTGCTGCGCGCCTCGAGCGCGGGCCCGGCGGCCCTGGCCGCCCTTGCCGCGCTGCGCGGAACCTGGAACTAGGCGGTCGTCGGCTGTCACCCTGCGCTCAGTCGTGGCTGTCACCCTGCGCGGAGTCGCAGGGTCGGCCGTTCCTGTTGCACAGTCAGGTAGGGAACGCTACGTTCGTCCCACCTGGCACCGTGGCCAGGGGGGATTTTGGGTGGGGTGCAGGTGGCTGCTCGGCGTTTGTCGTTGGTGGTTTCGGGTGTGTGTGTTGGCGTGTTGCTTGCTGGGCTG
It encodes:
- a CDS encoding 16S rRNA (uracil(1498)-N(3))-methyltransferase; the protein is MSAPVFLCPEAADAVVGSVLTLTGSEARHAATVQRRTVGERVDLVDGHGVRASGVIAAVRVDALDVRVEAVSRDVDTEITLVQALAKGGRDEQAVEAATELGVTRVVPWASDRAIVQWRGAKVDKGRSAWESLVLAAAKQSRRALVPAVLGVVTTKELAVLVRAAVGAGERVLVLHEEARVALAGLSWANQTQPVWVIVGPEGGISEAELEVLLAAGGEAVRLGPHVLRASSAGPAALAALAALRGTWN